From the Bradyrhizobium ontarionense genome, the window TCTGCGCGATGTTCATGCCGTTCTGCAAGAGCACGATGAAGAAGCCGCCGAGCACGACGTTCTCGACGCGGCCGATGCCGCCATGCAGCGACACCCCGGCGATGACGCAGGCCGCGATCGATTCCAGCGCGATGGTGCCACCAAGATTGGTCTCGCCGGAGCCGACCCGCGCGGTCAGCAACAGGCCCGCCACGGACGCGAGCAGCGCGCACAGCGCATAGGCGATGAACAGCACCTTGGTCGTGTTCACACCCGACAGCCTGGCCGCCTTGACGTTGCCGCCGACCGCCTGGATGTGCTTGCCGAGCCGGGTGCGGTTCATGACCAGCCAGATCGCGGCAGCTGCGACGATGGCCACCAGCACCGGCACCGGGATGTCGAGCACGCGGCCGAAGCCGAGCGCGTCGCCGAACTCGTAAGGTATGCCGGAGACCGGCACGCCGCCGGTCAGGAACAGCGCGATGCCGGCGCCGACCGACTGCACGCCGAGCGTCATGATGAAGGGGGAGACGCCGAACACGGCGACGCCGAGCCCGTTGAGGCTGCCGATGACGAGCGCCGCGGCAAGCCCTGCGCAGCAGCCCAGCACGATGACGAGCCACAGCATGTCCGGCGGCAGCAGATGCGACAGCGAGACCATGGCAAGCGCCGACACCACCGAGGTCAGCGCAATCGCGGTGCCGACCGACAGGTCGAAGCCGCCGGTCAACAGCGCCAGCATCTGCCCCAGCGAGACCAGGATCAGATAGACTGATTGCCGCGCGACGTTGGTGAGATTCTGCAGCGCCAGAAATTCCTTCGACACCAGCGAGAACGCGATCAATGTGGCGACCAGGAAGAACGGCAGCACGCCGACGCGCAGGAACACCGCGCGCAGGCCCGCGAGCGCCGCATTGGAGCGGCGGGGTGCAGCGGCGTCCTCGGCGATTGTCGTGGTTGGCATGCTCACGCCGAGCCCTCCGTTTCAGCAAAGAAATGTTTCAACACGTTCTCCTCGTCGATTGCGGCGCCTGACAGCTCGGCCGCGATGCGTCCCTTGGCGAAGACAAGCAGCCGATGCGACAGGTTCATCACCTCGGGCAGGTCGGAGGAGATGATGACGACGGCCTTGCCGGCCTCGGCGATGTCCTTGATGAGCTGGTACAGCGCCATGCGCGTGCCCATGTCGACGCCGACGGTCGGCTCATCGAACACGTAGACGTCGCGGTCGTCGCCAAAGCCCTTGCCGAACAGCACCTTCTGCTGGTTGCCGCCGGACAGTTTCGAGACCGCGCGGTCCATGGCGGCTTTGGCGATGCCGACCTTGCCGCCGATCGCGTCCGTCAAAGCGCGACTGCGCCGCGGCCGCACGAAGCCGAACGGACCTGCAACATCGGCGCGATCGAGCAGGCTGAGCTCGATGTTGCCGCGCGCGCTCGCGGTCATCTGCAGCCCCTCGCTCTTGCGGTCCGAGGGCAGGAAGAACACGCCGTCCTTGAGCAGCGCGCGCGTCGAGGCGCCGGTGACGTCGCGCCCCTTCAGCGTGACCTTGCCGCCGTGCAGCGGCTGCAGCCCCATCGCCGCGCGCCAGATCCGCGACTTGCCGCTGCCGACGAGGCCGGCACAGCCGAGCACCTCGCCGGCGCGGACCTCGATATCAGCGCCGTGGACGCCGGAGGTGCGGATGCCCTGCAGCGTCATGACCACGGTGCCATCCGCGCGATGCGCAATCTTCGGATAGACTTGGTCGACCGCGCGGCCGGTCATCAGCTCGATCAGCTCGCGCTCGGAGGTGCCGCGCGCCGGCACCGTGGCGATCAGGCGGCCGTCGCGCAGGATCGAGATGCGGTCGGCGATCTCCTGGAATTCCTGGATCCGGTGCGAGATGTAGATGATGCCGACGCCCGACGCGGCCGCCTTGGCGATGAACGCGAACAGCCGCTCGGTCTCGCGCTCGGTCAGCGAGGCCGTCGGCTCATCCAGGATCAGCACGCGGGCATTGGAGAGAAACGCTTTCGCAATCTCGACCATCTGCTGCTGCGCCCGCGACAGGCTGGAGGCCGGGCGCGTGACGTCGATGTCGAAATCGAGATCAGTGAACAGCTTTCGCGCGCCGGCCAGCATGGCGCGGCGGTCGGTGAGCGGGCCGCGCATCAGCTCGCGGCCGAGATAGAGATTCTCGAACACCGGAAGTGTCGGCACCAGCGAGAATTCCTGGAACACGGTGCCGATGCCGGCCTGCGCCGCATCGTGCACCGAGTGGAAGCTCACCTCGTGGCCTTCGATACGAACGGCGCCCGCGGTCGGCCGGAATACGCCGGAGAGGATCGAGATCAAGGTCGACTTGCCGGCGCCGTTCTCGCCGAACAGCACATGGACCTCGCCGCGCTCGACCTTGAGATCGACGCCGCTGAGCGCCTTGACGCCGGGAAACTCCTTCGAGATCCCGGTCATCTCGACCAGCGGTGCAGCCACACTGCTCATCACTTGCCCCCTTCGATGCGGCCCTGCCCCGTCAGGGAACAAAGGCAGAGCCGCACCTTTCCCCCGCTCAGTTGAAGACGGGTTTGAAGCCGTCGGGGGGAAGGATGTTCGCCGGCGGCACGGTGGCGACGTTGGCGGAGTCGACGACGAAGATCTTCGGGCCGACGTGCTTCACGTAGTCCTTGCCTTCGAGGATGCGCACGGCCTGATCGACGGCGATACGGCCCTGGATCACCATCGAATCGGCGGGCGCCGCCATGATCAGACCGCGCTTGATGCCCTCATAGACGCCGGGCGTCATGTAGAAGGCGAGCAGATCGACCTTGCCCTTCAGGCCGCGCTCGCGGATCAGGCCCTGCGCCGCCTCGGCGGTCACGGCGGTGCCGGCGACGTAGCGGATGTTGGGCGCGGCCTGCAGCGCGTCCTCGACCAGCTTGGCCTGCACTTCCTTGCCGGTGTCGCCATATTTCGGCTCCAGCACCTTGATCGCCGAGCCCTTCACCGCGTCCATGAAGCCCTTGTTGGCGGCCTCGACCCAGCCGGCGCCGGCCGGGCCCGGGAACCAGCCGACCACCACCTCGGGCGATCCTGCCGGATGCTTCTTGGCGAGATAGCTGCCGGTCTCGGCACCCATCGTGTAGAACGACACCAGCGACTTCGCCGAGACCTCAGGCGAGGAGATGCCGTTGACGAGGTCGATCACCGGGATCTTCTTCTTGGCGATCTCGCCGATCACCTTGTTGAGGCCGTCGGCCGAGATCGCGCCGATGATGACGGCATCCGAACCGCTCGCCACGCAATCCTCGATCTGCGAGATCTGCTTGTTGAGCTCGGTGTAGCCGCCGGCCTCGACCAGGTTCATCTTGACGCCGAGGCGCTTGCTCTCCTCCGCCACACCGTAGTCGACGCCGAGCCAATAGGCGTCCTTCATGTGCGGGAAGGAGACGCACAGCTTCCACGGCTTGGAGGCCTTCTCCAGCGGCACGTACTTCACATCGGACGACTTGCCGTCAGCCGCGAACGGCGGATCGATCTTGGCCGCATCGTAGGGATACCAATCGGCGGCATGGGCGCCGCCCGCAAGCACCAGCGCCGATGACGCCAAGAGAACACGAACCAAACTCTTCATTGAACTACCCCTTGTCTTGTCAGTCGTGGAAACTCAGCATCGGCCTTCGCGCACATGGTGCGGTCAGGCCAATACCGCCCGGATCTTCTGCAGAAGAGCTTTGCGATCGGCGCGCGCCGCCAGCGCGCCGTCCATGTCGATCTCGACGAAGCGCGTCGGCATGTTCGGCTGCAGCTGGCCGATCAGGTCCATGTCGGCCGAGATCACCGTGCCGACCATGAAGTAGCCGCCGCCGGAGACGGCATCGCGATGCAGGATGATCGGCTCCTTGCCGCCGGGCACCTGGATCGAGCCGTAGGGATAGCAGCTGTCGACGATGTTGGACGGATCGGAGCCGGCGCCAAAGGGCTGCTCGCGTTCGACGAATTTCAGCGCCTGGCCGCCGCGAAAGCGATAGCCCATGCGGTCGGCCTCGGGCGCGACCTTCCACTGGTCGGCGAAGAAGCTCTGCTGCGACTCCGGCAGGATACGATGCCAGTACAGGCCGGGAAGCACGCGCAGCTCGGCGGGATGGGCCGGCTTGCGGCGCAGCGCCTCCGGCACGCTCGCGCCGGCCTTGCCGCTGGCGGCTGCACCAACCGGCAGCTCATCACCGGCGGCAATGGCCCGGCCCTTGAAGCCGCCGAGCGCACCGATCGGATAGGTCGAGCGGCTGCCGAGCGCCAAGGGCACGTCGATGCCGCCCGCGACCGCGATGATGATGCGTGCGCCGCTCTTCAGGTAATCGAAGCTCAGCACCTGCCCTGCCTTGACCTCGAGCGCGGTCCAGCCGGGCTGCTCGACGCCGTCGATCTTGATCGGCATCTCCGCGCCGGTCACCGCAATGCGCGCGGGCGCCGTGAACTCCAGTTGCGGGCCGATGAAGACGGCTTCGAGGCACGCCGCGCCCTCGTCATTGCCGACCAGCATGTTGGCCGCGCGCAGCGCGAGGCGATCCATGGCGCCGCCGACGGGAATGCCGAGATGGAAGTAGCCGGGGCGGCCGAGGTCCTGCACCGTGGTCGACAGGCCCGGATGAAGCACCTTGATGGTCATGCCAGCGCTCCTTGCAGCTTGGCGTTGTAGCCGGTCATGTCCTTCTGGAAGTCGCGGAAGTCGAAGGTGACGTCGCGGATCACAGGCGCGAAGCGGCCCGACGCCACCTCGCCCAGTGCGTGGTCGTAGGCGTCGTGCTTGATCGGCTTGAACTTGACGATGTCGCCGGGCCGGAAGAACACCATGAAGTCGCGCAAATAGGAGATGCTCTGCTCGGGATCGAAGATCGGCATCGGCGTGATGCCGAACATCTGGTAGCCGCCGGCGCCGCGCACCGAATAGATGCAGGAGAAGCAGCCGCCGTGACCGATCGTCAGCTTCGGCGTGTCGGTGCGCGGCCGCAGATATTTCGGCACTTGGAGCTGCTTCGCCCGCTCGACCATCTGGTACATGAAGGGCAGGCCGGCGACGAAGCCGACCATGGAGACGAACCACGGCGAGCCGCTATGCGCCTTGATGAACGCGTCGACATCGGCGAGCCCGTTGACGCGGGCGGCATATTCGAGGTCGGTCGCGGTCGGGTCCTGGTGCCGCTCGCGGAAGCGCATCAGGGTCTCGTGCGTCCAGGGGTCCTGATAGAACACCGGGATCTCGATGATGCGGGTCTTGATCACCGGCTCGGTCTTGGCGGCCGCGCTCTCGATGCCCTGAACCTCCTTCAGGATGTCGTTCGGCTTGATCAGGTCGGGATCGAACTTGATCTGGAACGAGGCGTTGGCCGGGCAGATCTCGGTGACGCCCTTGATGGCGGCGTCGCGGATCGCATTGGTCATCGACAGGCTCTTGAAGAAGGCGTCGAGCGACATCGCCTCGTCGCATTCGACGAAGAGATGCTCGTCACCCCCGAACGAGTAGCGGGTCGTCATCAGGCGTCCTCCCTGGCGCGGGCAAGCTGCGCGAAATCACTCTCGAGCCATGGCTCGAGGAAACGGGTATGGGTGCGGCCATCCGTGACGCTGGCGTCGCGCGCCAGCGCCGCATGCAGCGGGATGGTGGTCGGAATGCCGGTGATCACGAGCCCGTCGAGCGCTGTGCGCAGGCGCGCGAGACAGTCAGCGCGATCCGCGCCGCGTACGATCAGCTTGCCGAGCAGCGAGTCGTAGAACGGCGGCACCGCGTAGCCTTCGAACAGCAGTGTATCGAAGCGGATGCCCTCGCCATCCGGCACCACGAGCGTTTCGATCGTGCCGGGCCCGGGCATGAAGCCCTTGTACGGATCCTCGGCATTGATCCGGCACTCGATGGCGTGGCCCTCGATTCGGATGTCGTCCTGGCTCACGGACAGCTTTGCGCCGCCGGCGATTCTGAGCATCTCCTGGACAAGGTCGAGCCCGGTGATCATCTCGGTGACGGGATGCTCGACCTGGATGCGGGTATTGACCTCGATGAAGTAGAATTCGCCGCTGGCGTCGTCGTAGAGATATTCGACCGTACCGGCGCCGCTGTAGCCGACGGCGCGGCCGAGCGCGACGGCGCTGGCGCAGAGCCGCTGGCGGACGTCGTCGGGAAGCCCGACCGCAGGCGCCTCCTCCCAGACCTTCTGGCGCCGCCGCTGCAGCGAGCATTCGCGCTCATAGCAGTGCACGACATCACTGCCATCGCCGAGGATCTGCACCTCGACATGGCGGGCGCGCTCGATGACCTTCTCGATGTAGAGACCGCCGTCGCCGAAGGCGGCCGCCGCCTCGCTCGAGGCTTGCGGGAACTGCCGCGCGAATTCGTCGGCATCCTGGACAATACGGATGCCGCGCCCACCGCCGCCGGCTGCGGCCTTGATCATGACGGGAAAGCCGATCCGCGCGGCGATCGCGATGGCCTCGCCAAGATCGGTGACGCGGCCATCCGAGCCCGGCACCGTCGGCACGCCGGCGAGCGCCGCGACCTGGCGCGCCATCACCTTGTCGCCGAGCAGCCGGATCGCTTCCGCGCTCGGGCCGACAAAGATGATGCCGGCCGCGGTCACCGCGTCGGCGAACTCCGCATTCTCGGCGAGAAAGCCGTAGCCGGGATGCACCGCATCGACCTTGGCGGTCTTGGCTGCGTTCACCACGGCTTCGATGTTGAGATAGGATTTCTTGGCAGCCGGCGGTCCGATATCGACCGTCTCATCGGCGAGCTGCGCGGCCAGCGAGTCCTTGTCCGCGACGCTGTGCGCGAGCACGGTGCGCAAGCCGAGCGCCTTCGCCGCACGAATGATCCGCACCGCGATCTCGCCCCGGTTGGCGATCAGGACCGAGCGCAAGGTCATGCCTCGACCTCGGCGATCACCTGCCCGGCCATCACGGCATCGGCGTCGTCGATCGCAAAGCGGATGCCCTTGCCGGCGACGCCGGCCTTGACCTCGTGGAACGACTTCATCACCTCGACGAGGCCGATCACGTCATCGGCCGCGACGCTGTCGCCGTCATTCTTGAACGGGGCACTTTCCGGCGAAGGCTTGCGGTAGAATACGCCAGGTAGCGGGGACTTGATCTCAGTGCTCATCTCAATGCTCCTGGGGCACTATTCGCTTTGCAGTTTCTGGGGAACGACGTCGGACACGGGCGCGATGCGGATGCCGTTGGCAATGAGCGCCTTGCGCATCGCGCTGGCGATCTCGAAAGCGCCCGGCGTATCGGAATGGAAACAGACCGACTCGAAGGCGACGTCGATGTCGTCGCCCTCGATGGTGCGGACCTTGCCGGTCTGGCAGGCGCGCAGCACCTTGTCGGCGACGCCCTGCGGATCGAGCTTCTTGCCGTGGCGGGTGAACACGATCGAGCCGGAGCGATCGTAGTCGCGATCGGCATAGAACTCGCGGATGACCGGCTGGCCCGCCTCCACCGCGACCCGATAGGTCACCGAGATGTCCATGCAGAACACGAACGAATTCGGCGCGACCGTGCGCATCAGCTTGATGAAGGAGCGCGACAGCTGCTCGTTGGCGGCGAGCTCCATGTAGAGCGCGCCATGCGGCTTGACGTGCTGCAAGGTGCCGCCGTGACGGCGCGCGAACTCGCGGATGGCGCCGACCTGGTAGACGATGTCGTTGATGAGCTCGTCGGCGCTGCCGTCGATGCGGCGCCGGCCGAAGCCCTGGAGATCGCGATAGCCCGGATGCGCGCCGATGCCGACGCCGTGCTGGGTCGCCAAGCGCACCGTCGTGTCCATCAGGTTGGGATCACCGGCATGAAAGCCGGCGGCGATGTTCGCCGAGCTGATCAGCTCCATCAGCTTGGCGTCCTCGGCATCGCTCAGCCGCCAGGAGCCGAACGCTTCGCCCAGATCGCAATTGATATCGACAGTCTTGACCGGCACGGATGCTCCCCTCACCTGGCGCCGGCCCCTCGCGCTGACAACGGCGGGCGGCGGAACTGGACGTTAGGGGGACGAACTCCCATTGAAAATTATTATTGTTGGAAACATATTTTCTCTTTTTTAGATTGCCCGCTGAACACGCTTTATGCGCCATATCGAACCAAGATACTGAATTTGCATCGATAATACTGCAGCCTGTTTGCGATGCAACGTGCTCAAGGATTGTTCTGTTTACTTTTTTAGAACAGAAGTGGATGTCTATTCTGATTTTCAAATGGAGAATCGCGTGGCCATCAGCCTGCGCCAGATCCGATATTTCGTAGCGACCGCCGAGCAGGGACAGATCACCCAGGCCGCCTCAGCGCTGTCGATCTCGCAATCGGCGATCACGACATCCATCAAGGAGCTCGAGGAGATCGTCGGGGCCGAGCTGTTCAATCGCTCGCCCCAGGGCATGGAGCTGACGCCGATCGGGCGGCAGTTCCTGTTTCATGCCTACGACATCCTCAACAAGGTCGAGGAGGCGACCTCGCTGCGCGTGCCGGCCGGCGACGTCGAGGGCAGCCTCACGCTGGCGGCGACCTACACCGTGATCGGCTACTTCCTGCCCAATCATCTCGAGCGGCTGAAGCGCCATTACCCGCGCCTCAACATTCAGCTGTTCGAGCTGACGCGCGAGGCGATCGAGGAAGGCCTGCTGTCGAATCGCTACGACATCGCGGTGCTGCTGACGTCGAACGTGCAGAACCCGGATCTCACCATGGAGACCCTGATCGGCTCGCGGCGGCGGCTGTGGGTGCCGTCGAAACATCGCCTGTTGCAGCAGGAAGCCGTCTCGCTGAAGGACGTCGCCGCCGAGCCCTACATCATGCTGACGGTCGACGAAGCCGCGCACACCTCGCTGAAATATTGGAGCAAGACCGCGTTCCAGCCCAACGTCGTGCTGCGGACCTCCTCGGTCGAAGCGGTGCGCTCGATGGTCGCGAACGGCCAGGGCGTCGCCATCCTCTCCGACATGGTGCTGCGGCCGTGGTCGCTGGAGGGCCGGCGGATCGAGACCATCGTGCTGAGCGATCCGGTGCCGGCGATGGATGTCGGCCTCGCCTGGCGACGGAACATCGAGTTCACGCCGGCGATGGAGGTGTTCCGCTCCTATTTCCGCCAGGCGTTCTACATCCCGACGCTGCGTTAGAAGCCGCGGCCGAGCCGTCTGCAGGCTCTGCTGAGTCACAACCACCGTCATTCCGGGCAATCGTCAATGCGGCTACGCGTTGACGATTGAGCCCGGAATCTCGAGATTGTTGGAAAAGACCGCAAGACAATCTCGAGATTCCGGGTTCAAGGCCTCTCGGCCTTGCCCCGGAATGACGGTGGTTGTGACGCAGTCGAACTAGGCAACTCGCGCCTCATCTTCGTGCAACACCGCCGCTTGCCGGCCAATATCATTCGTGTACGAATGAACAAAACCGGCTTGATGCTGCGCCGCGTGCGGGCGCAAACTGCCGTTGAACGCTTCGCGAGAGAGAAGGACATCCCGATGGCCCATGACGCGCCGCAAGCGACCGGTCCCAGCAAGCTGGTCATCCGCAACATCGGCCTGATCCTGTCAGGGGCACTGGAGCGGCCCATCCTGGACGCCGACACCATCGTCGCCGAGAACGGCAAGATCACGGGAATCGGCCGCTTCAAGGACGTCGACACCGAAGGCGCGAGCACGATCGTCGATGCCCACGGCACGACCGTCGCGCCGGGCCTGATCGACAGCCACGTCCACCCTGTGGCCGGCGACTGGACCCCGCGCCAGAACCAGAGCAACTGGATCGACTCCTATCTGCATGGCGGCGTCACCACCATGATCTCCGCCGGCGAGGTGCACATGCCGGGCCGTCCGCGCGACGTCGTTGGCCTGAAGGCGATGGCGATCTTCGCGCAGCGCGCGTTCTGGACCCTGCGGCCCGGCGGCGTGAAGGTGCATGCCGGCGCCCCTGTCATCGAATGCGAGATGGTCGAGGACGATTTCAAGGAGCTCGCCGCGGCCGGCGTCAAGCTGCTCGGCGAGGTCGGCCTCGGCGGCGTCAAGGACGGCCCGACCGCGCGCAAGATGGTCGGCTGGGCGCGCAAATACGGCATCCAGAGCACCATCCACACCGGCGGTCCCTCGATCCCCGGCTCCGGCCTGATCGACAAGGACGTGGTGCTGGAAGCCGGCACCGACGTGATCGGGCACATCAATGGCGGCCACACCGCCCTGCCCGACGATCAGATCCGCTGCATCTGCGAGGGCTGCAAGGCCGGCCTCGAGCTGGTGCACAACGGCAATGAGCGCTCGGCGCTGTTCACCTTGCGCACCGCGCGCGAGATGAACGAGCTCAACCGCGTCATCCTCGGCACCGATGCGCCGGCCGGCTCCGGCGTGCAGCCGCTCGGCATCCTGCGCATGGTGTCGCTGCTGTCCTCGCTCGGCGACGTCCCGGCCGAGATCGCGTTCTGCTTCGCCACCGGCAACACCGCGCGGATGCGTGAGCTCGACTGCGGACTGATCGAGGTCGGCCGCGCCGCCGATTTCGTCATCATGGACAAGGCCCAGCACTCGCCGGCCAAGACGCTGCTCGACAGCGTGCAGCTCGGCGACCTCCCCGGCATCGGCATGACCATCATCGACGGCATCGTCCGCACCCAGCGCAGCCGCAACACCCCGCCGGCGACGAAGATCCCGGAGATCGTGGCGAAGTAGATTCGCTCCGCTCTCTCCCCCGTCATTGCGAGCGAAGCGAAGCAATCCAGAGTCGCGCGTGAAGCTCTGGATTGCTTCGGCGCAAGAGCGCCTCGCAATGACGCCGTGAGTTTGATGAAGATTGCGTAGGGTGGGCATAGGCGCACGCGACGCGCCAGCGTCTTGTGCGACGTGCCCACCGTCTTCCTCGTTGCATGAGATGGTGGGCACGACGTCTTCGCTGCGCGAATCCGTCTTTGCCCACCCTACGCGATCTGCGCTCGTGGCGACTATCGCAGCCTGTTCAACAGCCCCAGCAGCGTCTCGCGCTCCTTGGCATCGAGCGGCGCCAATGTCTCCTTGGAGATCGCAAGCGCCAGCGGCGCGGTTTTCTCCGCGAGCTGCTGGCCGGCGCGGGTCAAACTCACGAGCAGCCGCCGGCCGTCCTGCGGGTCCGGGCTGGTCTCGGTCAGACCACGCGCGGTCAGCCGGTCGATCACGCCCTTGATCGTCGCGACGTCCATCGCCGTGAAACGTCCCAGCTGGTTCTGCGAGCATGGCCCGGTCTCGATCAGCTTCGACAGCGCCGCCCATTGCGTCGGCGTCAGGTTGCTGCCGATGTCACGCGCGAAGATCATGGTGTGACGCTGCCACACCTGACGCAGGATGAAGCCGATCTGGTCGTCCAGCACGTATGCCGCACGTGTTGGCTTGGCCGCCATCTTCGCCAATGGCTTGGCCTGCGGCTTCGGCACAGTCTTCGTTGCGGCTTTTGCCGATCGCTTCAGCGTGGCGCTCTTGGCCATGGGATTCCTTGCTCAGATCGACAGATGCGCGTCGCGGATGTCGGGCCGCGCGTCGAGCTCGGCCATGGTGCCGGAAAAGCAGATGCGGCCGCGCTCGATGATGTAGGCGCGGTCCGAGATCAGCTTGGCGAAATGCAGGTTCTGCTCGGAGACGACCAGCGAGACGCCTTCCTTCTTCATGGTGAGGATGGCATCGACCATCTGCTCGACGATCTTCGGCGACAGGCCCTCCGAGGGCTCATCGAGCAGCACCAGCGACGGATTGCCCATCAGGGTGCGCGCGATCGTCAGCATCTGCTGCTCGCCGCCGCTCATCCGCCCGCCGGGCCGGTTCTTCATCTCGCCGAGATTCGGAAACAGTTGATACAGCTTCTCGCGCGTCCATTGCGGCGCATTGGGTCGCGGCTTCTGCCGGCCGACCTCGAGATTTTCCTCGACCGTCAAATCGGTGAAGATGCGCCGCTCCTCGGGAACATAGCCGAGACCGGACCGAACGATCTCATGAGTCGGCGCCGTCGAGATATCCTTGCCTTCGAACATGATCTGGCCCTCGCGCAGCGCGACGAGACCTACGATCGAGCGGAACGTGGTCGACTTGCCGGCGCCGTTGCGCCCGAGCAGCGCCACCACCTCGCCCTCGCCGACCTCAAGGCCGATGTCGAACAGGATATGCGCAGGACCGTAGTGGCTGTTGAGATTAGCGACGGACAGCTTCATGCCGGAGCTCCCTCGCGATGGTCAGCATCATACAGCAAGCCTTCGCCGAGATAGATCGCCTGCACCTCGCGGTTGGCCCGCACCTCGGCCGGCGATCCCTCAGCAATGAGGCTGCCGCGATTGAGCACGAGAATGCGGTCCGCGTGCTCGAACACCACGTCCATGTCGTGCTCCGTGAAGAGGACGCCAATCGACTGCTCGCGGGCGATCCTGGCCGTGAGCCGCATCAGCTCGACGCGCTCGCGCGGCGCCATGCCCGCGGTCGGCTCGTCCATCAGGAGCAGCTTGGGGTGGTTGGCGAGCGCGATTGCCAGCTCCAGCCGCTTGAGATCGCCATAGGCGAGCTCGCCGCAGGGACGCTCGGCATAGCCGGCCATGCCGACGAGATCGAGCAGGCGGTCCGCCTCGCCACGCTCGATTGCAGCCATCGGCGTCCAGAAATCGAACAGGCGCCGATGAAACGAAACCAGGGCGACCTGGATATTCTCGCGCACGGTCATCGTCGGATAGGTTGCGGTGATCTGGAAGGTACGGCCGACGCCGAGCCGCCAGACCTCGCGCGGCTTGCGGCCGGTCGTGTCCTCGCCCATGACCGTGATGCGGCCGCTGTCCGGCACGTTCTGGCCGTTCAGCATGTCGAAGCAGGTGCTCTTTCCCGCACCGTTCGGGCCGATCAGCGCCAGGATCTCGCCGGCCTGCAGCATGAAGGAGACGCTGCGCACCGCGTGAATGCCGCCATAGGATTTGGACAGGCCTTCGACTGAGAGAAGGGATACACCGAGACTCATTGTGCCCCCTCAATCTTGGCCGACAGCGCAGCCGCCTTGGGCGCCGCCGCACGCCGCCGGTGCATGAAGCTCTCGACTACGCCGACGATGCCCTTCGGAAACACGACGACGATCAGCACGATGAAGATGCCGAGCACGAGCTTGGACAAGTCGGTCTTGCTGACCAGCCAGATGTTGAGCGCCTTGTAGACGATGGCGCCGAAGATCGCGCCCGGCACTGTCTCGACGCCGCCCAGCAGCACCATGACCAGCGCATCGACCGACAACGAGATGCCCATGTTGTCAGGGAACACGCTGCCCTTGAGGTAGGCGAACAGCGCGCCGCCGATACCGGCCGTGGTGCCGGCGATGATGAAGGCCGTCCACTGGATACGCTTGCCGTTGATGCCGATCGACTCGCTGCGCAGCGGCGAGTCCCGCATCGCGCGCAGCGCGTAGCCGAACGG encodes:
- a CDS encoding biotin-dependent carboxyltransferase family protein, which gives rise to MTIKVLHPGLSTTVQDLGRPGYFHLGIPVGGAMDRLALRAANMLVGNDEGAACLEAVFIGPQLEFTAPARIAVTGAEMPIKIDGVEQPGWTALEVKAGQVLSFDYLKSGARIIIAVAGGIDVPLALGSRSTYPIGALGGFKGRAIAAGDELPVGAAASGKAGASVPEALRRKPAHPAELRVLPGLYWHRILPESQQSFFADQWKVAPEADRMGYRFRGGQALKFVEREQPFGAGSDPSNIVDSCYPYGSIQVPGGKEPIILHRDAVSGGGYFMVGTVISADMDLIGQLQPNMPTRFVEIDMDGALAARADRKALLQKIRAVLA
- a CDS encoding ABC transporter permease, which translates into the protein MSMPTTTIAEDAAAPRRSNAALAGLRAVFLRVGVLPFFLVATLIAFSLVSKEFLALQNLTNVARQSVYLILVSLGQMLALLTGGFDLSVGTAIALTSVVSALAMVSLSHLLPPDMLWLVIVLGCCAGLAAALVIGSLNGLGVAVFGVSPFIMTLGVQSVGAGIALFLTGGVPVSGIPYEFGDALGFGRVLDIPVPVLVAIVAAAAIWLVMNRTRLGKHIQAVGGNVKAARLSGVNTTKVLFIAYALCALLASVAGLLLTARVGSGETNLGGTIALESIAACVIAGVSLHGGIGRVENVVLGGFFIVLLQNGMNIAQIGSYMQMVLLGSLLVLAVILDQFRYRLLVGER
- the torT gene encoding TMAO reductase system periplasmic protein TorT — protein: MKSLVRVLLASSALVLAGGAHAADWYPYDAAKIDPPFAADGKSSDVKYVPLEKASKPWKLCVSFPHMKDAYWLGVDYGVAEESKRLGVKMNLVEAGGYTELNKQISQIEDCVASGSDAVIIGAISADGLNKVIGEIAKKKIPVIDLVNGISSPEVSAKSLVSFYTMGAETGSYLAKKHPAGSPEVVVGWFPGPAGAGWVEAANKGFMDAVKGSAIKVLEPKYGDTGKEVQAKLVEDALQAAPNIRYVAGTAVTAEAAQGLIRERGLKGKVDLLAFYMTPGVYEGIKRGLIMAAPADSMVIQGRIAVDQAVRILEGKDYVKHVGPKIFVVDSANVATVPPANILPPDGFKPVFN
- a CDS encoding acetyl-CoA carboxylase biotin carboxylase subunit; amino-acid sequence: MTLRSVLIANRGEIAVRIIRAAKALGLRTVLAHSVADKDSLAAQLADETVDIGPPAAKKSYLNIEAVVNAAKTAKVDAVHPGYGFLAENAEFADAVTAAGIIFVGPSAEAIRLLGDKVMARQVAALAGVPTVPGSDGRVTDLGEAIAIAARIGFPVMIKAAAGGGGRGIRIVQDADEFARQFPQASSEAAAAFGDGGLYIEKVIERARHVEVQILGDGSDVVHCYERECSLQRRRQKVWEEAPAVGLPDDVRQRLCASAVALGRAVGYSGAGTVEYLYDDASGEFYFIEVNTRIQVEHPVTEMITGLDLVQEMLRIAGGAKLSVSQDDIRIEGHAIECRINAEDPYKGFMPGPGTIETLVVPDGEGIRFDTLLFEGYAVPPFYDSLLGKLIVRGADRADCLARLRTALDGLVITGIPTTIPLHAALARDASVTDGRTHTRFLEPWLESDFAQLARAREDA
- a CDS encoding sugar ABC transporter ATP-binding protein; translated protein: MSSVAAPLVEMTGISKEFPGVKALSGVDLKVERGEVHVLFGENGAGKSTLISILSGVFRPTAGAVRIEGHEVSFHSVHDAAQAGIGTVFQEFSLVPTLPVFENLYLGRELMRGPLTDRRAMLAGARKLFTDLDFDIDVTRPASSLSRAQQQMVEIAKAFLSNARVLILDEPTASLTERETERLFAFIAKAAASGVGIIYISHRIQEFQEIADRISILRDGRLIATVPARGTSERELIELMTGRAVDQVYPKIAHRADGTVVMTLQGIRTSGVHGADIEVRAGEVLGCAGLVGSGKSRIWRAAMGLQPLHGGKVTLKGRDVTGASTRALLKDGVFFLPSDRKSEGLQMTASARGNIELSLLDRADVAGPFGFVRPRRSRALTDAIGGKVGIAKAAMDRAVSKLSGGNQQKVLFGKGFGDDRDVYVFDEPTVGVDMGTRMALYQLIKDIAEAGKAVVIISSDLPEVMNLSHRLLVFAKGRIAAELSGAAIDEENVLKHFFAETEGSA
- a CDS encoding 5-oxoprolinase subunit B family protein; its protein translation is MTTRYSFGGDEHLFVECDEAMSLDAFFKSLSMTNAIRDAAIKGVTEICPANASFQIKFDPDLIKPNDILKEVQGIESAAAKTEPVIKTRIIEIPVFYQDPWTHETLMRFRERHQDPTATDLEYAARVNGLADVDAFIKAHSGSPWFVSMVGFVAGLPFMYQMVERAKQLQVPKYLRPRTDTPKLTIGHGGCFSCIYSVRGAGGYQMFGITPMPIFDPEQSISYLRDFMVFFRPGDIVKFKPIKHDAYDHALGEVASGRFAPVIRDVTFDFRDFQKDMTGYNAKLQGALA